TCCTTCGCATTCTAGCCAACTGGTCTAGGCAGGTTCCCTCTTTGAGCCCTTGGGCTCACTATATTGAGGCCCTCCCTTAGGGTTTTTTGAGGATGGAATGAGAGAACAGGAAAGCACcaagtgcccagcacacagtaggtgcttactAAATGTCCTTTTGTAGTCAGGGAACAGAGAAGATAGTGACTGGTATTGCTCCAGCCCCCAGTGGAGGTGCAAGGCCCAGTGCAAGCCTGTGGTGGATCCAGCGAGGGGCTGAGTGGAGGCAAGTATCCCGGATCTACCCCTTGCAAGTTGGCTGGGCATGTAGCtaatccctcccaccccccagtgGCTGTCTGTCTGCAAAGGCCTCCCCATAGTCCCACGACAGGCCTGCATtttgccctgccctcctggtgGGTCCCTGAGGACCCATGGCCTCCTGGGCCGCAGGGGGCAGTTGTCATGGGGACGCAGGGCCTGCTGCAGCTGCCTCCTTAGCAACGGGACTCCCAGGCCAGTTACCATGGCAACAGCATCTACTAGGCAATCACCGATGGGGATGGGAACGGATTCCCTGCCCTTTTCTGAGGACTTTCCCCTCTGGAGCGCTGGCAACACAGCAATCCTCCGCCACCACCGCGCAGCCCCAGGGAATTTGCTTTCCAGACTCAGATAGCTGCCTCTCTCCTACGCTGCAAGGTACAACTCTGAGGGCCCTCGGGACCCTCTTCAGCGAGGGGTGGAGGAAGCAGCCCTGAGGGTCTTCTCAGACGGTCTGGAGTCTGGCGCCCCCTCCAGCGCCCACAGTGGGGAGCGCCATGTCACACCTCCTAACAGTGAGGCCTCCCTGGTTCCCCAGCTCCCGCAAGAGCCCAGAAGCGGTGTTGCCTCCTTTGCTACTCTAACATGCAAACCTCTGCCCTAGCCATGAcaccctcctcccagcctggTAACCTTTTGTGACCCACCTGATCGGGCTGAGACGGCATCTCCCTCTTCAGGATCTCACTGGAGTTCATATACACACTGACTATCCTTCTCCAGGACCAAGGAGTCCCAGGGACTCTGCAGCCCCCACAGCTGGGCGGGGAGGGACCTCAGTCGGGGTCTCACACCCACACTAGCAAAGGACACACACTTTCCCTCTCAACCTCTTCTTAGTGACTCTcatgcccaccaacagtgccCACTTCTGTCCATAGCCAGACCTCACACTCTCACAGcgctgctccccaccccctgctcttGGGGGCAGAGTCTTGTGCATACAAGCACCCCTTGCTCTAGGGACAATGTCCCACTGCCCTCTATGGCCAGGCTCTTGAGGCTTCAGAATCCACGCTGCACCCCCCAACCCTTGCCCCTAGAAGAAGGCAGCATCTGctggaatttttttatttaaataaaatatacaactcGGTGCATTTAccgttttctgttttaaaagtggAAGATTTGAAAATTGCTTGTGAGAGATGGAGGATGGAAGGGTCCACTGACCAGACCTGGCTTCTCCAGTCTCTGGAGTGGCTGGGCTGAGTCAGAGCTTTcctaaactgtgtgtgtgtatctgtgtgtctgtgtgtgtatggaggGTGGTGAGACCAAGTCCTGGTGGCAGAGAGGGTCCTCACTACTCATGGCcctgcaccccctccctccccctgccacctccaGGTCTAGACCGAGTTTGGATCCAGTCCTGCCCTCCTTGTGGGGCATAGGTAGGTGCCGAACTTCTATGAGCAGCACTCATAGCTGCTGCTATGTGTAGCTCTGAAAACTCAAGGGGGATTCTTCTGCCCAGTAGAGACCAAGGCCAGGTGGCTCTTCTGAAGACCCCAGGatccttcccccttttctttcctgGATTATTGCCTCACACCCCGTGACTCATCTATAGAGAAATGTTGTCCACATCCCAGGACAAAGCCTGATCTCGTCAACATTCTGGCTTAAGAATGTGGAGGAGTGTTCCGGATGGACAAGGCAACACCAGCCCCTCTCATTATTCAGGCCTTGGCAGCCGAACCTCTTCCCACCCTTTAGGCAGTGGATGTACCACTAACCATGGCTCTGAGCTGTTTTCATAATGGCCTCCACTTTGGACCTGCTTCTGGCTCCTGGTTACCTTCAGAATCCAAGTCAGATCCCTTAGCCTGTCACATAAGGCCTTTCTTCTGACCACAGCCTCTGGATCTCTTCCCAAAGCCCCTGACTCCACAACTCCACATCTACCTCAGTCATTTCCCCACTGTGCACCCCATCTGActccctgcttcctccttccctccctctaaTCTTCCCACACCTGGAGGCCAGGTCAAGCCCACCACTGGCCACACACCTTCCTAGACCCTTAGAAAGTTCTAGCTACCTCCTGTGTCCTGAGATTGTAAGTCCTGGAGACAGCAGCCAAAGCTCCTTGGGATCTCACCATAGCTCACTGGGGCAAGGTGCTGGGCACATGAGGGGGCAGAAGAAACatgatttattgagcacctactatgggatgtgccaggtgctgggctgGGCATGTCACATGTACTACAGTTCTCATCTGGTCCTCATAGGTCCTTGTGAGGTGGTACCACgagtattcccattttacagacgggtAACAGAAAGCTCAGATAAGTTGttccaagtcacacagctaagaagTGGCAGGTCTGGGGTTGAAATCCAGGTCTGATTACCTCCAAAATGTGGTTTCTTCCCTCTATACCCTGAATGGGTGTCAAATTCAGCTCCTCTCAACACAATTTTCTAATGAAAGGAACATCAGCTTTAGCCTAAGGTAGGCCTGGATTACAATCTCAGatcagtcccagctctgccacttgtaATTATGCAATTCTGGAACAATGACTAATACTTGGTTTCCTCGTCTGTGAAGTGGGAAGAATCAAAGTAGCTAAACctccttcaatttgtaaaattgAAGAAGTTAATGTGTGTAAAGTGCTAaaccagtgcttggcacagagcagACTCAATAAATAGAagcttccctcccctcccattctacagatgggaaaactgagggccACAGAGGTGATGGGATGTGCTTGAGGCCCTACAGGGTTGGAGAGGCACAGCCTGGAGTCTTCTGCTTCCATGGGGGGAGGTCGGGCTGGGGCTGGATTTGAGACCAGAGATGGGGAAAGAGGAGGCCTGCCGAGAGACCCTGGGGTCTTCTTCCCTGAGGACTGGAGAAGATACTTCCCCCAGGCCCTGTGGTGCCCAGCCTGCGGGCCAAGGCAGGTTACTGGATGGAGGGTGACCTGGGTGTCCTGGCAACATGGGGTTAAACTAGattgcacacacatgtgcacatgtgtgagtgGCTATCTACATGGCTCTACAGAGCGCTACatagctatacatatacacatcttacatacatatacatatacatcttgCTAAATTTGCAgtagaaaaaaatgcaagactCTCAGGACCCTGGCCCATTTGTCCCCAGGACTCAGGCAACTGAGACTCCCTAGGAACAAACTCATGGGCAGCCCTTCCTGGAGGAACGGAGATGACTCCCAGCAGAGTGGGGCTCCAGGTTCACAGCTAAGGGCCTAGAGGTGGCTATTGCCCTACAATGAATACAATGACGGGTCTGCGCTAGGAACCCCAAACATGGGtcatccccacccctgccaagCCCGAGACCCCACCTGCCTTCCTCTGGCTTTTGCACTTGGGCcctgcctgctcccctcccccctcccctccctctagTGCTGAGTATTAAAATAGTCTATAAAAGCAAGTGACCAAAAATCTATAGCTCTAAGAATACCTGGTTATTTTCtgctgtcttttgtttttctggtgtgggttttttttaatgataattattattgttattggtATATCTCCTAATCACAGTTAAacctgaaggaagaaagaagggagaaaaagaaaaaaaagaggagaggaggagggagggccGCAGCTCATAGATTGGACGGCAGTTTGGAGCGCACTGGCTCAGACCTGGCCCCAGGTTCCCTCTGGGGAGCAGCAGTCAGAGGGGGCCCCCCAGAAGAGGTGGCTCTTGCCCCAAATAAAGAAAGAGGGGGTGGCAAAGAACCTGAGGATGTCTTCCGAGGCAGAGTGACGTGCTGGCCAGGGACGGCACCATAGGGCCTCCCGGGGAGACCGAGGCCCCCGCTGCCCCCGCTGCCCCCGCTGCCGCCCCCACCTCTGGGAAAGAGCGGGAAGGCTGCCACCGACTCCCCAGAGGAGTGCGGGGAGGCTCTGCGGAGAGTCTGCGCCCCGTCCTGGGGGAGGGCCGGCTGAGAGGCTGAGATGAGCTTGAGGTCCTGGGTCAGGCGGCCGGGGGTGAGGGGTGGCGTGCCCCGGCGCTGGGGGACCTGGGGCGGCGGGGGGCTGGATGCAGGGGGCAGGAGCAGGGAGCCGTGGGAGCCGGAGGCCCGGGGCGGGGCACTTGGGAAAGTTCTTGGAGGGCCCGGGCTGTGGCCAGGAGGGCTGGGCCCCCCTCGGGGGGTGAAGGCGACAGGAGAAGCCCCCCCTGAGGCCCCTGCCACCAAGGACAGCCGCTCAGGCTGCCGCGGGGGTGTCTCTGGCGTACTCGGCGGGCCGGCGGCCAACCCGGGGGACAGCTCCCCGGGAGGCTGGCCCAGCTGCCCGGGGCTGGACGACGGGGACCTGGCCGAGGGCGGGGGCGGCAGGAAGGGCTCCGTGAGTCCCAGGCCTCCCCGGGCCCCCGGCAGCGGGGGCGGCGGCTGGCTGGCCTGCGGGGAGCGGGCGCCCGGCTGCAGCGGGGTGAGCAGGGGCGAGTCGGACGAGGACAGGGAGCCCCCCAGCGCCTTGTGGAAGTGACCAAACCCGGCGGTGGCAGCGGCCGCGGCGGTGGAAGGCGTGGGCGCCGGGGAGGAGCCGCCGACCCCTGGCGGCGGGGAGGAGCTGGACGAGGGGAGGAGCGGGCTCAGACCGGCCGGCGCGGAGAATCCAGCCAGTTGTTGGATGtgaaaggaggaggaagacggCGTGTCCGCCTGGGACGGGCTGCTGGCGGGCGAGGCGGAGCCCAGCGCCGACGGGATCAGAGACTGCAGCCGCTTCAGGTGCCGGGGCGTCTGCCCGGCCCCGAGGCCGCCGAGCCCGGGCCCCGGGGGAGGCCGGAAGATGGCAGCCGGCAGGCGCGGGTGGTGGGTGAGGGCGATGGCCACGGAagtggtggcggcggcggcctGCAGCGGCGCCTGGATCAGCGGGGTCCAGATGACCGGCGTGGGCGTCGGCGTGGCGGAGGCGGCGGCCTGGACGCGGTGCGCGCAGTGCGCCATCTCCCTGTCGTGCTGCACGATCTGCTGGATGATCTCGTTCTCCTGGTAGTTGAAGACGCCTGAGTTGAGGTCGTGCTGGACTTTGTGGAGGAGGATGGAGTTTTTCTTGCCTGGACCACCGAACAAGATCAGGCGCTTAGGCTGGGGTGGGAGCAGACAGAAGCCCCTTCGCCGCCCCCGCCACCTCCCTCCCGGCAGGCCGCTCACCGATGCGGTCCAGGCGGTCCAGCGCCACCGTCTCGAAGGCCCGCCGCATCATGGGGTACTCCTCCAGCACCTCATTGAAGTTGTCCACACTCAGCGAGTAGAGGCGGCAGTAGGTGTCAGCCCTCACGCTGGCTGTGCGCCGGCCCCGCGTCAGCAGGCAGATTTCTGCCAGGATATCAGGAGTGGGGGGCTCCCAGCAGATTCCAgagaaccccacccccaccccgttccACCTCGACCTGGGGCCCTGCTGTCTGGGACAGAAGCTTGACAGGCTCACAAGGCCCCATCCCCAGGCTGTGACACCTTCGGATGCCAGCCTGCAACCAAATGGCTACCAGACTAACTTTCCCATCTCTGGAACCACCCCTGTacgaggaaagggcaacccagttttcttgcctgggaaaccccatggacagaggagcctggcgggctacagaccgtggggtcgaaaagagtcggctAGGACTGAGCATGCGCCAGGCTCACAGACACCCACTCCCAGGCAGCGGCGTGAGGGTCTGTGATGTCATCCTCAGTGActccccagcccatccccctGTCCCCCCAGGACCCCTTAGCTGCCTCACCTCCAAAATAAGAGCCATCCGCCAGCTTGGTCTCCTTGTTGCCCTTGGTGAGCACGCTGACCACCCCGTGCTGAATGAAGTACATCTTCTTGCCAATGGTGCCTTCCCGAATGATGTAGTCCCCAGGCTGGAAGACCTCGAAGCGCAGCTTGGTCAGCATGGATGTCACAAAGTTGGGATCCGCGTTGGCAAACAGCGGCATGGAGGCCACCAGCTTTCTGCAGTTAAAGTTGATGATCTCCTGCTCCCAAGATGGGTGAATTGAGAAAGGCAGGCGGAGGTGAGGGGGACGGCCCAGCAGGAAGGCCTGGCTCCCCTCCCGGGCCACCAAGCTCACCTCCCGCAGTGGCTCGCTCAGCTCGCCCAGGATGCTCTCCTCGTCGAACATCTTGCCCTGGTAGCGGTGCTCGTAGTAGTCGTGGATGCGCTGCCGGGTGTCAGGCGGGAGCTTGTGGAAGGACATGTACTGCTCCACCTGCTTGTACTGAGCGCCAGGAGAGAGAGAGTGTCACCTCCCAGCCAGCCGGTCCGACCGCCCCAGCTGGCACCACGCTGTCTCGGCTGCTGGTGGCCAGAGCCAGCGTGGCTGCTGTGGCCTTTTTGGCTGACCTTTGGGAGTGAGGGCCTCTGCCCGGGTGTGGCCCTGACTCCTAGCCACTTGGGGTGGAGGACGGGCACTACAGCATCCAGTCTTCACCACCTTCAATACAGTGATTCCTCTAAAGGTCGGTCTCTTCTGTGTCACACTGTGGACCAGAGCGGCCTCGCTCGCAGACTCTAGAAGGAGCTGTTTCCCAGCAGTTGTGACAAACTGGCAGAGGCAGCAGAATGGGCTGCATTAGAGGTTTGGAGGGATtggagactgaaggcaggatgcCTGACGCATCAGATGGGGCATGTATCCAACCATGGCCTCCGGTGAGGCTGTCTTTGGTTAAAGATCAACTCCAGCTGGGCCTACCAgctggagggaggggctgggtaGAGAAGGGATATTAAGTAAAGGTTTGGGGACAAGAGATTTGTGAACTTAAGTGCCCAGGACTTAACCAACTAAGAAACactcctgccccccgcccccaggggtGATGGGTGGGCGCTGCTCCAGCCATCCCTGGATTGTGGGTGGAGAGTGGGGATCCTCAGGTGCATGGCTGGGACAGGAGGCACAATTAGGCAAGAAACAGATGTTCCCCACAGGGGGACGGAAGGGACGTCCCTGTCCCCCAGGAACCATCAGAAATAGGATGTACTAGCGTTCCAAAGAGGTGGGGACACAGCGCTGCTACAGAGCGACGACAAGAGGGAGGCGACGTTCCCTAAGGTTCTTCCAGGTGCCGTGACCCAGGCGGCGGCCAGCTGGGATGAAGGAGGAGATGATGAATGGGCAGCCACTACCAGGCACCAAAGATGGCTCCTGGTTTCTGGCCTGGGCGTCTGCACTACTGTATCCACTAAGAAGACAGACAAGAGGGGAGGTTGGAGTGGAGAAGGCTGGAGACTCTTCTCATTTTGGACATGATGAGGGTGAGGTCCAAAGAGGCATCAAGTAGTGTGGGGCTTAAGAAGGAGGTGGGGGCTGATTATACTATTTGGGTCCCACTGCAGTGAGATGGATacatgaggtgggggtggggctgaggtgGGAAGACAGCAGCCCCTAAGAAAAcgggagagagagaagcagagatctGGGCCCACACAACCAGGGGCCCAATGTGAGATGACTGAGAAGATGAACCAGCCAGGGAGGGTGGGGAAAAGAGCAGAGAGCATGTGGTCATGCAAACAAGTACGAAGCCCAGCAGGGAGTCATAACTGTCAGAGGCCAAGTAAGACAAGGAACCCACAGGACCCGCTGGCTTTAGCGACAGAGGGCAGAGGTGACCTCAGACTCAGTAGGCTGAGAGAAGGGCAGATTCAGCAGCCACAAACGATGCAAGTTGGTTGGATGGGGCGTTGGTTGGTTTTAGGAATTTGTCcatgagaaagaggcagagagcagaAAAGATAGCAGCCGAAGCCAAATGATGGTGGATGGACAGACATTTctaagaagggagagagggagcaggTGTCAGTTCTGGTGGGAGGGCCCTGAGAGGAGGAGGCCTGAGGGGCCTGCGGACACGGGGCAGGGGGCCAAGAAGGAAAGGGGCCCTCAGTCCAGAGACACAGGCCCCCAATTacagcaggaggaaagggggtaCAGATAAAAGATATTTAGAGGTGTTCTAAGGCTGGGAGCTGAGTGTCACCTAAGAGGAGTCCCCCCTCTGTCGCCCACCCAGGAAGCCTCCATCAAAGGGGGCTGGACCCGTGGAAGCCCCGTGGCCGTCAGTCCGTGCTCCCTGTGGGAAGGAGCGACGGGCAGGCTCTCCTAAGAGAGCCCAGGGTGGACCCTGGCGTTCCGCCCTACCTTCTCCTGGTACTGGCGCCGGGAGGAGTCCAGGGACTGGATGAGGGCGGTGGCATGGCCGATGAACATGGCGTAGCAGGTGGCACCCACAATCATGCTGAGCATGGTGAGCCAGACGTCCGACATGCCCACCGGGGCCTGCCGGCCATACCCGATGCACAGCATGTGGCTCATGGCCTTGAAGAGGGCGTAGGAGTACTGCTTCCCCCAGGAGTTGTTCTGTAGACAGAGGCACAGGTGGGCAGATGGGGAGAGGGGTAGGCCAAGGAGACACAGGCCCTTCTCTCCAGCGCCTAGAAAAGCCACAGCCCTCCCCCCAGCCTAACTCCCAGAGGCTGAGGCCCACGCTGCCAACCTTGTTGTCAGCTGAAAACCTTGGTTGAGGGGCGAGGAGGCTCACACTGGCAGCCTGGGGTGACCAAGTGAATCCCTCACTTAGGCCATTCTCTGGCAAGGTAGGGAGGGCAGGGCTCAGACCGGAAGTCCCAGCAAAGCAACCGGCTGAGCCTAGCCCCAGCCTGACGTCTCAGCCCCTGGGGCAGCCTGGAGTCTCCCTAGTAGTCAGGACTCCGGGCTGGGCCACCCTGCTGTCCTGCACTTGCTGAAGCAGCTCCATCCCCCCCCACCAAGCTACTGCCAAGTGAAGCCCATTTCCCCACTGACCTCAATTATAAAACCAGATATGCTTCCCCTGGGGGGACAAGCTGGGGCAGAATGAGCCAAAACCACTGTCCTCATTTTGGGTGAGCAAAGTTACAGAGCTGCCTAGCTAAGGGGCCTCCTATGTGAACCCAGCCTGCATCCAGCCAGGGCTGCAGCCGCTTGttaccctcccccaccccaaaggtGGATGGTCTGAAACCCACACAAGGCTGGGGGCGGGAGGATGGAGAAAGGGAGCGAGGCTCCTGGCTATTTTTGTCTGCAAAGCCAGTCGGTGTCTCAAGGAAGGCTCAGTGTGGGAACACTGGGCTCGGAAGGGCCACCTCCTAAATTTGGTGCATGTGTGGGCCTGTCACCCACACACAGAGCAAACTACCCCAAATGAGGGGGCTACCAGGTGGTGACACCCCACCTTCCCAGTTCTCTCTGCCCACAAGGCGGGTGCATTAGCATTGATGTGGAAATCAACCCTCATGCATGACCCCCAAACTCTTGCCCAGAGCCCTAAGCACTTCCGAGGTCACCAAGATTGCTCCCAgcacctggaggaaggcacaggaaCTGCCAAGTTCAAGGTCACTTGGACCATCCTGGACAGAGCTGAGCTAGTCTTGGGGTTCTCAGTTCAGACAAGGGTCGAGGTCTGCAGGGCTAATCTTCAGGGGTGGAGGGGCCCTGGGCTCCCAGCCTGGGGGACAGGGTTGGGGGGGCAGCCCCCAGTTGCCTCCAACCAGGGCTTCCGGccttactgctgagcctctgGGGACCCGGAAATTCGATCCATATGGCCAATTCATTTACACTTAGCTCATCAAAAGGCTGTTTTGTAAAGGCCTGTTTGATGCTGAAAGATGCCTCAGGGTCTCTTTCACCTCTTTCAAAGCCGGTTTTCCCACCCCTGGGGTCCCTAGAGACCAAACCAAACTAACTGGGATTGAGAGGAGGAAGCAAGGGTTCCCAGAGCCAGAGAAAGGCTCACAGGTCCCGGGGCTCTTCCACCCTGCCTGGAGCTCACCCTGTCCCTGGGAGGCTGTGGGACCTTGCCCCATGGCTGCTCTCACCCACCCACAGGgttggagggggagggaggagatcaggctccacctaacctgcctcctctGCTCAGGACCCCACGCGTGACCAGAGTGTGCATCTGTGGGGCAGGGAATGGAGGGGGGTGAGGAAGGGCAAGGGGGCAGAAGGACAGCGCTGGGCTGCTGCTGGAGCAGAAAGTGGCAGCCACGTGGGATCTGGGAGGCTTTTAAAGGGTGTTCTGCCCCTGGGAGCAGACGTGTAAGAGGGCAGGAGCCACCAGCCGGGCCTTCTCACACCTGGTATAATCTGAGGGCGGTCTGGCTGTAGCCTCCCTGGTGCAGTCGGGGCCCTGGGGAAGCTGGGTGGAGGCTCGGTGGAAGCTGTAAAGTGAGAGGCAGCAGCAGAGAGGCGTGGGCGCTGCCCTAATCAGCACCCGGTGGAAGGCCCTACACGCTGGGACTCAAGGGCTCCACACCGGGGACCTGCTCTGGCCAGGGGCGCCCTCCTCGGTCCCCCCGCCACAGCCGGGCCGGGCGCTCACCACCATGTTGTTGATGGACACCCAGCAGTCGTCGGGGAAGTCCTGCAGCATGGGCACCAGGAACTGCAGACAGCCGTCCCAGTGGCAGAGCAGGAGCATCATGCCAATGAGGTTGACGATACGCACCACGGCACTCGCCAGGTCATAGGTCATGTGAAAGATCTGCGGGCAGAGAGAGACAGTGGCCCAGTGGGCGGGGGGGTCTGGCCTGCTCCCGGACCCAGCAGATCCCGCAGTTGCTTGCAGCCCCACGCTGCTCTGCACTCATGGGGTGGTGTGCCCAGCTTGGTGCATGCCCTGGCCGTGGCGAGGAGAGAAGGCGTCAGGCCAGGCGCTGGGAGAAGCAGCCTGCAGGCAGTGGGGCCCCAGAGGGATGCCATCTGGGATCTGCGTGGATGCGGAGCACCTCCCATGGGGCGCCCAGCCGCCCAGGCCAGACACATGAAGGGAGGGCCTGCAGGGTCCATGAGGCCCAAAGTGGGCAGAGAAGCTGCT
This sequence is a window from Odocoileus virginianus isolate 20LAN1187 ecotype Illinois chromosome 6, Ovbor_1.2, whole genome shotgun sequence. Protein-coding genes within it:
- the HCN4 gene encoding potassium/sodium hyperpolarization-activated cyclic nucleotide-gated channel 4, with the protein product MDKLPPSMRKRLYSLPQQVGAKAWIMDEEEDAEEEGAGGRQDPSRRSIRLRPLPSPSPSAAAGGTEPRGAVHGAADGEGSARGAGKSSTNGDCRRFRGSLASLGSRGGGGAGAGGGSSHGHLHDSVEERRLIAEGDASPGEDRTPPGLAAEPERSGASAQPAASPPPPPQQPPQPVPASCEQPSVDTAIKVEGGAAAGDQILPEAEVRLGQAGFMQRQFGAMLQPGVNKFSLRMFGSQKAVEREQERVKSAGFWIIHPYSDFRFYWDLTMLLLMVGNLIIIPVGITFFKDENTTPWIVFNVVSDTFFLIDLVLNFRTGIVVEDNTEIILDPQRIKMKYLKSWFVVDFISSIPVDYIFLIVETRIDSEVYKTARALRIVRFTKILSLLRLLRLSRLIRYIHQWEEIFHMTYDLASAVVRIVNLIGMMLLLCHWDGCLQFLVPMLQDFPDDCWVSINNMVNNSWGKQYSYALFKAMSHMLCIGYGRQAPVGMSDVWLTMLSMIVGATCYAMFIGHATALIQSLDSSRRQYQEKYKQVEQYMSFHKLPPDTRQRIHDYYEHRYQGKMFDEESILGELSEPLREEIINFNCRKLVASMPLFANADPNFVTSMLTKLRFEVFQPGDYIIREGTIGKKMYFIQHGVVSVLTKGNKETKLADGSYFGEICLLTRGRRTASVRADTYCRLYSLSVDNFNEVLEEYPMMRRAFETVALDRLDRIGKKNSILLHKVQHDLNSGVFNYQENEIIQQIVQHDREMAHCAHRVQAAASATPTPTPVIWTPLIQAPLQAAAATTSVAIALTHHPRLPAAIFRPPPGPGLGGLGAGQTPRHLKRLQSLIPSALGSASPASSPSQADTPSSSSFHIQQLAGFSAPAGLSPLLPSSSSSPPPGVGGSSPAPTPSTAAAAATAGFGHFHKALGGSLSSSDSPLLTPLQPGARSPQASQPPPPLPGARGGLGLTEPFLPPPPSARSPSSSPGQLGQPPGELSPGLAAGPPSTPETPPRQPERLSLVAGASGGASPVAFTPRGGPSPPGHSPGPPRTFPSAPPRASGSHGSLLLPPASSPPPPQVPQRRGTPPLTPGRLTQDLKLISASQPALPQDGAQTLRRASPHSSGESVAAFPLFPRGGGGSGGSGGSGGLGLPGRPYGAVPGQHVTLPRKTSSGSLPPPLSLFGARATSSGGPPLTAAPQREPGARSEPVRSKLPSNL